In Thermodesulfobacteriota bacterium, a single window of DNA contains:
- a CDS encoding isochorismatase family cysteine hydrolase: protein MKPAIIVVDMLKGGVGSNPHVKSEIERIIPNIQRLLKEGRGLNISIIFACDSFFSQDFMFRGKMKPHSIRGTSGVEVIDELRPEAGDMILEKRRFSAFFRTDLDMTLRTLEVDTIVVCGMNTHVCVMFTAWDGLANDFNVVILEDCCAAPKKEIHDAAINLYRNSPVYPLFRIITLNEFLVEVS, encoded by the coding sequence ATGAAACCTGCCATCATTGTCGTAGATATGCTAAAGGGTGGTGTTGGGAGCAATCCTCATGTTAAATCAGAGATTGAAAGGATAATACCCAATATTCAGAGACTCCTGAAAGAAGGCAGGGGCTTGAACATCTCGATTATATTCGCCTGTGACAGTTTTTTTTCTCAGGATTTCATGTTCAGGGGGAAGATGAAACCTCATTCGATCCGGGGAACAAGCGGGGTTGAGGTTATAGATGAATTGAGACCGGAGGCAGGGGATATGATCTTGGAGAAAAGGCGGTTCAGCGCCTTCTTCAGAACTGATTTAGATATGACCCTGAGGACCCTTGAAGTAGATACTATTGTGGTCTGCGGTATGAATACCCATGTATGTGTTATGTTCACAGCATGGGATGGGTTGGCTAACGATTTTAATGTTGTTATCCTGGAAGACTGCTGTGCTGCCCCCAAGAAGGAGATTCACGATGCAGCCATAAACCTGTATCGAAACTCCCCCGTATACCCGTTGTTCAGAATAATAACACTGAATGAATTCCTGGTAGAGGTAAGCTGA
- a CDS encoding FmdE family protein: MYPEDYRKVIEFHGHSCPGSAIGYRAVKAAIEKADLKRAGDEELVAIVENDSCSVDAVQVLLGCTFGKGNLVFKDYGKQVFTFGERTTGKAVRVSLLPGALDAPKDLIEEEGEKRREKMVEKILHSPERELFKVEETKIHLPEEAQIHSSVLCDRCGEPAMETRTVKKDGNVYCIPCANEFPEKKV, translated from the coding sequence ATGTATCCAGAGGACTACCGAAAAGTGATAGAGTTTCATGGCCATTCCTGTCCGGGGTCTGCCATTGGTTATCGGGCTGTGAAGGCAGCCATTGAGAAGGCTGATCTGAAAAGAGCAGGAGATGAAGAATTGGTTGCCATTGTAGAAAACGATTCTTGCAGTGTAGATGCCGTCCAGGTCCTTCTGGGTTGTACCTTTGGGAAGGGGAATCTTGTATTTAAGGATTATGGGAAACAGGTCTTTACCTTTGGAGAAAGAACCACTGGGAAGGCTGTACGAGTCAGCTTACTTCCAGGTGCTCTGGATGCTCCCAAAGATTTGATTGAAGAAGAAGGGGAGAAGAGGAGAGAAAAAATGGTGGAGAAGATACTCCATAGTCCGGAGAGAGAGCTCTTCAAGGTTGAGGAGACAAAAATACATCTCCCCGAAGAAGCACAGATACATTCCTCAGTCCTCTGCGATCGCTGTGGTGAGCCTGCAATGGAAACCAGGACAGTAAAGAAAGATGGAAATGTTTATTGTATCCCCTGCGCAAACGAATTCCCTGAGAAGAAGGTATAA
- a CDS encoding enoyl-CoA hydratase-related protein yields MRFGDVLYEKKNKVAILTLDDQKKLNALSPGIRKGLKEGFTESEKDADVKAAIVTGAGRAFCAGADISGFDFDPVSVKVFLDDVFQALTIGEKVKKPVIAAVNGLALGGGLELAISCDIIIASEKAKFGVPEINLGLLPGFAIVRLHQIIGRSKSKEMTMTGEPISAEEAFRLNLVSKVVPHENLMNEAMELAEKIASKPAIAIRLAKSSINRMLGGEEIVYACDAMPSLFATEDTREGIRAFLEKRKPVFKDR; encoded by the coding sequence ATGAGATTTGGTGATGTTTTATATGAGAAGAAAAACAAAGTTGCTATATTAACCCTTGATGACCAGAAAAAACTGAACGCACTCAGCCCAGGTATAAGGAAAGGTTTAAAAGAGGGCTTTACAGAATCTGAGAAGGATGCTGACGTAAAAGCAGCTATCGTAACAGGAGCAGGAAGAGCTTTCTGCGCTGGAGCAGATATCAGCGGATTTGACTTTGATCCTGTCAGTGTTAAAGTATTTCTTGATGATGTCTTTCAGGCACTAACCATAGGTGAAAAAGTGAAGAAGCCTGTCATTGCTGCGGTAAACGGACTCGCTCTGGGTGGTGGTCTTGAGCTGGCTATCAGTTGTGATATAATAATTGCTTCGGAAAAAGCAAAGTTCGGGGTACCGGAGATAAACCTGGGATTGCTACCTGGTTTTGCTATAGTTCGTCTTCATCAGATAATCGGAAGGTCGAAATCGAAAGAGATGACGATGACTGGGGAGCCTATTTCCGCTGAAGAGGCATTTCGCCTCAATTTAGTGAGTAAAGTTGTACCTCACGAAAATCTTATGAATGAGGCAATGGAACTCGCTGAAAAAATTGCTTCTAAACCAGCTATTGCAATACGCTTAGCCAAATCCTCAATTAATAGAATGCTTGGCGGGGAAGAAATAGTTTATGCATGTGATGCCATGCCATCTCTTTTTGCTACAGAGGATACCCGGGAAGGAATAAGAGCTTTCTTAGAAAAAAGAAAACCTGTATTCAAAGACAGATAA
- a CDS encoding acyl-CoA dehydrogenase family protein translates to MNFDFTEQQRIFQDSIRKFALKEMAPLVDKAEETKTFPIELYPKMGAQGYLCVSYDEKYGAAGADKVCDAILNMEVGRVSLAFCSALGGQTLATFPLKVFGSEDQKDKYFPVAISGEKIFAFAMTEPNAGSDAAGIETTAKRDGDSYIINGTKMFVTNAPYADFITISASTNRSKGIKGIAIFIIERGTPGLQNIKLEKMGLHSSETSELVFEDCRVPAECLIGPAEGGFPVLMEALNESRISVAAMIAGTAEAAFEAGLSYSKERVAFGQPICKFQINRFKLAQMAMMVEISKLLVFKAAWLCDQKKPFAKEASMAKLFASEAACRITHQAVQLHGGYGYMREYPVERYFRDARVGTIFEGTSEIQHEIIAKFMGI, encoded by the coding sequence AAAACCTTCCCTATAGAGTTATACCCAAAAATGGGCGCCCAGGGTTACCTATGTGTTAGCTATGACGAGAAGTATGGAGCTGCAGGGGCAGACAAAGTCTGTGATGCCATTTTGAACATGGAGGTTGGAAGGGTCTCACTGGCGTTCTGTTCAGCACTCGGTGGTCAGACATTGGCTACATTCCCCTTGAAAGTCTTTGGAAGTGAAGACCAGAAAGATAAATACTTTCCTGTAGCTATTTCAGGGGAGAAGATCTTTGCATTCGCAATGACAGAACCGAATGCCGGTTCTGATGCCGCTGGTATCGAAACAACGGCAAAGAGGGATGGTGATAGTTACATCATAAACGGAACGAAGATGTTTGTTACAAATGCTCCTTATGCCGATTTCATCACGATTTCAGCCAGTACCAATCGAAGTAAAGGGATAAAGGGAATAGCGATCTTTATAATTGAGAGAGGCACACCTGGTTTGCAGAACATAAAGTTAGAAAAGATGGGGCTTCATTCTTCTGAAACATCAGAGCTGGTCTTTGAAGACTGCCGTGTTCCTGCAGAGTGTCTTATAGGACCTGCTGAAGGGGGGTTCCCTGTCCTGATGGAGGCTCTCAATGAGAGCCGGATCTCTGTAGCAGCAATGATTGCGGGAACTGCAGAGGCAGCTTTTGAAGCCGGGCTCAGCTATTCCAAGGAAAGAGTCGCCTTTGGGCAACCGATATGCAAATTCCAGATTAACCGCTTCAAGCTGGCACAGATGGCGATGATGGTTGAGATATCCAAGCTCCTTGTTTTCAAAGCTGCCTGGCTATGCGATCAGAAGAAACCATTTGCGAAAGAGGCATCGATGGCGAAGCTTTTTGCGAGCGAGGCCGCCTGTCGTATTACGCACCAAGCCGTTCAACTCCATGGAGGTTACGGCTACATGAGAGAGTATCCTGTTGAACGTTACTTCAGAGACGCACGAGTAGGAACCATCTTTGAAGGGACGTCTGAAATCCAGCACGAGATTATTGCTAAGTTCATGGGTATTTAA